The following DNA comes from Halobacillus litoralis.
GTTACGATTCTCGCTCAGCATATGAAACAATAGACAAGACTTTTATGGATAACCAGGAAAGTACCGCATATATCATCGCTACCAATGAAGGGGATTGGTTGGAAAAAGAAGGCCTTCAGCAAATGAAAGAATTACAAGATGAACTCACAGATCCAGAAATCGTTGCTTCCGTACAAACTCTCTACACAGCAAGTGAGTTGGAAACAGCGGATGAATTGGCGGCTACTCTTGAGCAGCCTCCTCGCAAAGAGCAGCTTGAACCCGTTATAAATCAATTCATTTCAGGAAATAAGTTAATGATCCCTGTCAATTTGACGGTCCCTGCAAATTCATCTGAAGCCCAGGACTTAATGACAGACTGGTCTTCACAAGAGTGGGAGGTTTCCATGATGTTTGGAGGGCAACCTAAATTCAATCAGGAAATTTACACAGAGATTTCTGAAAAAATCGGACTGACTTTAGCTATCATCCTCATTTCTACCTTCATCATCTTGATGATAGCTTTCCGTTCAATCATTATTCCACTGAAGGCCATTTTAATGAATATCATTGGGCTTACCTCAACTTTCGGTGTACTCGTATGGATTTTCCAGGGTGGCCAATTCGGGTTGAATGAAGCAGATATCGCTTTGATTTTACCTGTGATCGTCTTCAGCCTTGTATTCGGCCTGAGTATGGACTATGAAGTCTTTCTGATTTCAAGAATCCACGAATTCTATTTAGAAAATGGAGATAATACGAAAGCCACTGTCGAGGGGCTGGCCAGTACAAGTAAGATTATTACATCTGCAGCCTTGATTATGATTGTGATAACTGGGGCATTCGCTTTTACAGGAGTCGTGCCGGTCAAGCAAATCGGAATCGGAATCGCCATTGCTATATTCATTGATGCAACCATCATCCGGCTTCTTCTCGTTCCGAGTTTAATGAAGCTTTTAGGCGATTGGAACTGGTGGTTACCTTTTCGCAGTAAAAAACAGAAACAACGAGATATAGCTAAGTAAAAAAAGCGGCCAAATGGGTGGCCACTGAAAACTTTTCTCTATCTAGAGTAACTATTAATGTTTGTTGCTGCTTCTCACGAATCGCTTGTCGGTGGATGCTTGCCGGCGGGCACGGCCTCAGCTAACTTGGTCAAGAAGATCACTTAACCAAGTTAGCTGAGGCTCGCGCTGTTCCCGCAGGCGTCACCACCGAACGCTCATCGTGGAATCAACAGTGTTCAATCTGAAAAGAGGGATTTTCTTTTATTTAGGCTCTGTTAAATGTCAGTGTAGATTTTTTGAAACTCCCTATTGTGTATGACTCAGTTTCGAGACTTCAGTGAGAGTTTAGGGGCTGCGGGAAAAGGTTCCCGTTCCATGGTGCAGGCGCTGAGCCTACTCGGATTTCAACTCGGCTTCTTATTTGGTGCATAACTCCCAAAAGTTTCAGTTCTTCAGCAGCCTCCCAAAAGGCTGCTTTTCACTTGATTTGAAAGACAAGGTAGGTAGTAACAAAATAACTCACAATGATCACTACTGAAGGAAGCAGATAATTCCAGGCACTCACTTTTTTCCTGGTAATGCTATAAATGATCAACAGGATGAAGATGATAGATGCAACCCCAGTAATTATATTCGCAGGCGACGACTCTTCCAACAAGTTGCCTCGGAAGTAAATAAGATCTGTAAGCGCTAATATCATCAAGTTGAAAGCATTACTTCCAAGCAGAGAACTGATGCCCAAATTGAAGTTCCTTAATTTCAAGGCGGTCCCTACACTTACGGCATCAGGCAGGGACGTACTGATTGCGACAAGAAAAGCACCAATGAACGAGGCTCCTATCCCCGTAATTACGGAAATTCTTTCAGCTGTCACCGTTAGGACACTGCCAATCAGCATGATAGCAACAGCTGCTAATATAAATCGTATTAACACTTGTTTATACGTATATTCATTATATCTTCCACTTTTATTTTTAACTTTTCTCCCTTTGTATTCTGTGCGGTCATTAATAAATTTTGAACCGATGAAATAAAGAAGAATCACAGCTATAGAGGTGTAACTGATATGAAAGATATGCGTAGGGAGAGTCAGACTTAATCCAGCAATGACAATCAATGTCATCAGAATAACCAGCCAACCATACAATTTACTCTCAACAGTAGCATGGGTCAGGATTTGATAGCGACGATAAACGATATCAAAAATGGCGAGTCCCATTATATTAAATAAATTACTCCCTATGAGATTACCAACTGCTAAATCAGGGCTATCAATAATGATCGCCGTCACACTTGACGTCAACTCCGGAAGAGAAATGGCTATCCCTATGACAGCCCCCATAAATGTAGAGGAAACTCTACTTTTTTCCTTCACTGCATCCCCGAAAATCGAAAGCCTTGATGCAATAAAAAATGTACTGATTCCTGATATGAAAAATAGAGCAAAAACAACCCAATCGCTCATCCGACTACTCCTTCACTATGACTTCACGTTTCGCACATTTTTCAACCATTCCCCCCAAACATATTAGGTAAACAGGAACAAATATACAACCTCTGGCAAAATTAAACCCCTTAGAAATAGGCTATCTCCTAAGAAAAGGGACCGTGAAGGGCAACTAAAATGAACCGACCTATTCTAAATCTTATAAGGCTAATGTAATCCGCGAGACTCACGAGTCGGCATTTTATAATCTTCTGAACCATAGAAAAGACCAGCTTCAGTCTGCTGGTCTTTTGACAATTACTGATGTACAGGTCCACTTTCTTTTTCTTTAATCAAATCTGCTGTCAACTGACCAGACAAGGTGACCATCGGAACTCCCCCACCAGGGTGAGTCGATCCACCGACAAAGTATAGACCTTCAAACACTTGGCTCTTAGATGGGATTTTAAAGCCACCATTAGATTTACGATCAGCTGCTATTCCATATATGGACCCCCCATTAGGACCATAGAGCGTTTCCAGGTCTTCAGGAGTAAAGCGGTATTCGAATTCAATCGAATCTCTCAATCCTTTCATTCCATTACGTTCAAGTTTATCTAATACGATTTCGCGATATTGATCCCAATCGGTTGGTTTCTGGTTTTTATTCCCAAGTGGTGGCACATGAGTCAACACAAACAAGTTGTCTTTGCCTTCCGGCGCTTGCGTCTCATCAGAACGGGCGGAAATGCCAATATAAATCGTCGGATCATCTGCCGGTTTTCCTTGTTCAAAAATTTGCTTGAATTCCTTTTCAGGGTCTTCGGAGAAGAAGAAGTTATGATGCTTCAGATCCTCATATTGGCGATCGGTCCCTAACAATAGAACAAGTCCAGAGACCGTCGGGTTAAATTTCTTCGCTAAAGACTTCACCTCTTTTTTAACTTTTGAAGTTTGAGGGGCCAGTCTGCGATAAGCGGGTATGGCTTCTAAGTTAGAAACGACAATGTCCGCTTCATGAACCGTCCCTTCTTCTGTTTCCACACCAATCACTCGATCGCCTTCGACGGCAAGTTGCTGGATAGGTGTATTTAATTGGACTTCTACACGCAGTTCTTTCATCAAACGTCCCATTGCTTCTGCAATCTTATACATGCCGCCTTTGACGTAATGGACACCAAGACCGAGCTGAACGTATGCTAACT
Coding sequences within:
- a CDS encoding sodium:calcium antiporter, with the protein product MSDWVVFALFFISGISTFFIASRLSIFGDAVKEKSRVSSTFMGAVIGIAISLPELTSSVTAIIIDSPDLAVGNLIGSNLFNIMGLAIFDIVYRRYQILTHATVESKLYGWLVILMTLIVIAGLSLTLPTHIFHISYTSIAVILLYFIGSKFINDRTEYKGRKVKNKSGRYNEYTYKQVLIRFILAAVAIMLIGSVLTVTAERISVITGIGASFIGAFLVAISTSLPDAVSVGTALKLRNFNLGISSLLGSNAFNLMILALTDLIYFRGNLLEESSPANIITGVASIIFILLIIYSITRKKVSAWNYLLPSVVIIVSYFVTTYLVFQIK
- a CDS encoding phytoene desaturase family protein: MKKKTAIVVGAGLGGMSAAIRLTADGYEVKVIEKNSNIGGKLNRREGEGFTFDTGPSILTMPWVLEQLFASVHRRLEDYITVERVEPQWRTFFEDGTSLDVTSDLPDMLDEMAKVTERPNRSLTDFLSYSQDMYELCMKSFYKYSIEDLKDLKSHHKLRELFQMDPMNTVAESTDKHLNNKYLEQLFNYMVMYVGSNPYAAPAILNQLAYVQLGLGVHYVKGGMYKIAEAMGRLMKELRVEVQLNTPIQQLAVEGDRVIGVETEEGTVHEADIVVSNLEAIPAYRRLAPQTSKVKKEVKSLAKKFNPTVSGLVLLLGTDRQYEDLKHHNFFFSEDPEKEFKQIFEQGKPADDPTIYIGISARSDETQAPEGKDNLFVLTHVPPLGNKNQKPTDWDQYREIVLDKLERNGMKGLRDSIEFEYRFTPEDLETLYGPNGGSIYGIAADRKSNGGFKIPSKSQVFEGLYFVGGSTHPGGGVPMVTLSGQLTADLIKEKESGPVHQ